The Aspergillus nidulans FGSC A4 chromosome VIII genome contains the following window.
AAGGGGAAAGTCAAACGGACCAGTCTGCCCCGCCAGAATCATTCGGGCTCGAGTTGTCCTGTCAGGCACCAGCTTGGTAAGACTTCCGAGTCCTGCAGGCTTCAAGGCGTCGGTATATACGAGTTTCGCCCGTGGCCCAGCTTCCCTGGGGGCAATATGTCGCTGAGATGTTGCACAGCCATCATGTGTTTTGAGTTGACGTCACGTGTCATTTTTTGTACCACGGGGAGGCCCAAGGGTGCCTAAACGGGGCGCATTGGTTGGCGGAAGGATCGGTTTGTGACAGCTGTAACTTGGATCTTGAAAATCGGAGCTTGCCGCGCTTCTGGCGGGAACGAATGGTGAGCGGAAGGTCGGAGGTCCAATGTAATCAAATGCGAACACATGGTGGTGAGAGCGCGCTGTAAGACGAGCCTGGAAGGCTCGTCGAGTCCTGACTTAGGGAACGTATATATTAGCGATCATAACACGCACAGAGCGGGAGACAAAAGCCATGAGGCATGTGTAACGAAGAATATCGAAAAACAGTCACACCAGCCGCCGTCGAAAGGATCAGGATCCCACAGCCCTGGAGGACACTGTTATTAATGCTTAGCTACAGAGTACAGCCATGAATCTAGGAACTGATGTCACAGGTATCCGATTCCAGGCGAATTTATCTGAGATCATCATGGATTCTTGTCGGCAATCACTACCAAGGCGCTCCTATTTGCGGCTAACTGTGCTGGTCCACATACCATCCCACAGATCGAGATGGGCCATGGGCCTGTAACCTGTTAACCAGGCATCTGTCTAGTTTACTTTACCCCAGGGTACAAAATTACGTATGGGATACGggatcctccagctcaactCCACCGCACCCACGGTCAACtgagaagatgacgaacaCTCACTTCCTCAAGAAGTCAATGCGATCAGACTATAAAAACTTAGGGTGACAATGTTCATTAAAAAATAGTGCAAAATAGTAATAGTGCTTCTGATCCTACCGTTCTACGACGTCAAGTCGCCTCACCAATAGCTGTCTTAGATTCGGTGCGGGAGAGCAAGGCAGATTATCTCATTTTTAGTGCTTGGGTTTAATCTCAATCTTTCAACCAGAATTAGGATGATTATTATGTCTCGTACACAACGTGTCCAACTTCAACAATAAGACTAACCTAATTGTAAGTATTACCTGCATATCGCCGTGCTGGTTTTCTGCCTCGCCCTCGAACCTCGCTGGTGGGAATCGCGACTTGCTTACATTATCTGACTCTCGAGATCCGCGCCCCCAGCCGACTCCCACATCATCCCCCGATCGCCCTCTGCTACCCTTTTTAGCGTCGGCTCGTCGCTCTCTCACGCCTTCTTGCTCCGCAATCTGTATCCTGTCACCCCTCACCCCATTCGACCGGCCCTGGCGAGACGTAGCTCTTCCACAGCTGGACTTCGCTCGCAGctcttctccgtcctctccCTAGTCTCATCACCTGCGCCGCAACCCGTCACCCCCGTCTCGGCAGCCTGCAGTCGCTGCTCAGACCTTCGTCCGATCCCTAATCCTCCCCGTATTCCTGTCCCTGAGACTCTACCATCGGTTCCGATACCCCCCGCAGGCATCATCAGTTCTTACGACGCTGCCGTTGCTTCATCTGCGTCGGTCATTGCCCCTCATCGCGTGTATACCTCCCAGCGATCATCTCGGGCTGTGAAAGTAGCCGGTTTCCCGACGAACCTTTGACTTAACTGGCCTTGACGTCTTTTCACGGGCTGACGGCGCTTGCTCGGCGAACAGCGTATGGTTCCACCGGACGCTGTCGAAGGCAGTATCTAGAAAATGGGGTCGTGTTTCAGTTCAGAATCAGCAGGAGATgtggaacagaagaagagaagccaggcAATCGACCGGAAACTAGAAGAGGACTCAAGGCGTCTACGGCGAGAGTGCAAGATCCTGCTACTCGGTACGCTACAGGTCCCTTCATTTTCCCGGCAATCGGCCTGCGATAGGTCGCAAGGTCTTCTCAAAAGCTAACCTGCCCTTCTTGATAGGATCTGGAGAAAGCGGTAAATCAACGATTGTGAAGCAGATGAAAATCATTCATCAGAACGGATATACGGTCGAAGAGCTGGCGCTGTATCGACTCACAGTCTACAAAAATCTCCTTGAATGCGCGAAAGCTTTAATAGGAGCCTACCACCAGTTTAACCTCGAACCTACAAGCCAGAAAGTCCGCGACAATATCGAGTTTCTCGCCAATTACAACATTGACCCAGATCCCAATATACCTCTAGATCCCGCGGTAGGGGATGCCATAACCTATATCTGGAATGATCCGTGCACATCAACAGCACTAGAAAGACAGAATGAGTTCTACTTGATGGATTCGGCGCCTTAGTGAGGATTCCTCGAGCTTGTCCTTGTATAAGCATGCTGAACAAGTTTTAGTTTCTTTGAGGAAGCGAAGCGCATAACGTCACCAGATTATATACCAAACGTTAATGATGTGCTGCGCGCAAGAACCAAGACGACGGGTATCTATGAGACACGCTTTACGATGGGCCAATTAAGCATTCAGTAAGGAATTCCCCTGCCGGGAGTTATTGATCACTACTAATAATTTGCTACAGCATGTTTGATGTTGGCGGCCAGCGCAGCGAGAGGAAAAAGTGGATTCACTGCTTCGAAAATGTCACGTCTATTATCTTCTGCGTGGCATTAAGCGAATACGATCAAGTACTATTGGAAGAGGGAAACCAGGTAGGTTGCGCCCTCAACAGTGTTTTGGCTCACGCTAAACTTCTGGCAGAACCGAATGATGGAGAGTCTGGTACTCTTTGACTCCGTCGTCAACTCTCGATGGTTCATGCGAACAAGTATCATCCTTTTCCTGAACAAGGTGGATCTTTTCCGACAAAAGTTACCTCGCTCCCCGTTGAGCAACTACTTTCCAGATTACTCAGGGGGCAACGATGTGAACCGAGCCGCGAAATATCTCCTCTGGAGGTTTAATCAGGTCAACAGGGCGCACCTGAACTTATACCCTCAGTAAGTCTTACGCGAATGACCTTTCCCCAATTCCTGGATAATCTAATAATCTGGAAAAGCTTGACACAAGCTACCGATACAACGAATATCCGACTAGTATTTGCCGCCGTAAAGGAGACCATTCTGCAAAATGCTTTGAAAGACTCGGGGATCCTGTAAACGACAACTGAGTCGCCTTAGCCTCATTGAGCCCGACATGGCTCCATCATACCGAACGAAACCACACACCTGCGTCCATTCCACATTTCACCCTGATGGCTTCATGCTCACATTTGATTCCTCTCTTTTTTCCTTGTTCTATTCCCCTTCCTACGTTTTTTGGCGGAGAGTTTTCGGCGTAACGGCATTGATGTTTTTCAATTACCCATTTCTTTGGCGCCGGGTTGGGTCATGTTCATTCGTACTTCTAGCATGGTGGTTCCCTTTCCTCTGCCTGTCTCCTAATTCCCCACCTTAATCATTCTGAGATCGGGCGGGTGCGTGATTAAAGCTGTTTGTCTGCATCGTTTAGTTATTGACACGAGCTACTGCCTTTTGTCTCTTATGTCTTGTGGTACATGAGCATTATACTGTGATCTAAAAAGTTGCAGACCGCGGCACTATACTTTGCATATATCATGCGTGAGGGCTTCTGATATCCAGTCTCTTGTGCCCTGGGATTGTTTTTCTTGTGTTCTCTTATCCATACGTTCGACCTCCAATGGTCAATGTCTTTTGTATCATGTCCTTGGATAGGGGTTTCTTGAAATATACTTCTCGAATTGTAGTTCTGCGATAATATAGGTACTTGTCTTATTATTCCAAGGTAGGTTCCAACTGGTGCTGACTGCGTAACCTTGAGAGTATATTAGCTGACTAGATTGACTGACCGAAAGCGGGCGAATAAAACCAAGGCAGTGGCGCCGATAAGGCAGGTTCCGGCAGGTATTCGAGATCAAACCATATGCCAGTGCCGGAGTGGTCAGATTAGTATAGTCGCATATAGCGGCTGCGTCATATCAGTAAAATGGCATATATTCTTGACCACGAGTTGAACACAAGGACAGTGCCATGTGAGCTGTCTCTCCGTAAATAATAGCCCCCAGAGCGTCCATAGTCGCTCGATCAGTGGCCCAGAGCACTGACAACTGCTCCTCCGCAGTGGAGAGCAAGTCTAGACCCTCAGCTAACTTCTGCGGCCCAGACAGCTTGGACCAGTCCACGGTTCTGGGATGTAGAAACCGTGTTGAGCTCATCTGCATCGCTGCGGCCCAGGTGCCCGTGCTGCAATACCCCTCATGCAGTGATTCGATGATTTCCAGGTTCTAATCCCAGCATACCCGTCACGGGGTACAAAGACCAGGCCATAGCTCCTCACCATAGCCCCTCCCTTACCCTCTaccatcctcctccaattTTATTCATTGATTGAGAATACTCGTTCCATTGTTGAAGCTCGCTATATCGTGCTCATTTGCATCTCTAGCTACTGCGCAGCTTTCTTTGTTTTCAACGCCCACTATCAAGTCTCGACCCGGCAGCCCAGCTATATTCAGACGCAGCGCGCAAACGTCTAATTATCGGCACCATGTCTGAGGGACGTCACGAAAGAAGACCCTCCGTTGGAGCCCCGGTTTCGGATCTTAAAGGACCAATTGGCCCTGGATTCAGTCGGCCTAAGCACAAACGCAACTACACTGGCTTTGGGAAGGCAGAGATCAGGAGTGTTGAAGCCAGTATCCCTGAAGCATTAAGAGAGGCGTAAGTGAAATGAATATTGGCTCTTTTGTCTACCAAGTGACTGGCATGACTAACTTGGTTTGTCATCTAGATGGAGGAAACATGTAAGCTACGAGCACACTCCAATAAAACTTTCCATACATTTTCGGCGAATGACAAGACTAACTTAGGGTAGTCTGTATCTGGTTTTACAAACAAAGAAGAATTCGAGGTATGTCAGCTGCTTGTATGCTGATACAGCCTCGTGACCTGTGTTCTCAAAAGCATGAACTCGTACGCCACGTCGAAACCACGCTGGCACGCTCGCTGTACAATTGTGATGAACTGTATGTCCcttgcctcttcttctctcgtGATTTGAACTCTGACCAGACTTAGTGCTGCATACTCTGGAACTGCTCTGGCTTTCCGAGACCGGTTGATCATTGAATGGAACAAAACCCAACAGAGGCAAACTTTAAACGACCAGAAACGGGTCTACTGTAATACAGAACGGCTGACTTTATGGATTCTACGCTGACAAAATAAATAGATCTGTCACTCGAATTCCTGATGGGCAGAACCCTCGATAACGCGATGCTCAATGTAGGCATGAAGGACGTTGCGAGAGGTAGGAGCCGAGTATTTACTGTGGAAACTCTATTGCTAAGCCATGCACAGAGGGTCTGAGCGATCTGGGTTTCCGTATTGAGGACGTGGTTAGCCAGGAGCACGACGCCGCCCTTGGTAATGGTGGTCTGGGACGTCTGGCAGCATGCCTTCTCGACAGCCTCGCAACTCTCAACTACCCTGCCTGGGGTTATGGACTGCGTTATAGATACGGAATCTTCAAGCAGGAGATTGTAGACGGATACCAAGTTGAAATTCCTGATTACTGGCTTGATTTCAATCCATGGGAGTTTCCTCGACATGAGATTACCGTCGACATCCAATTCTACGGCTGGGTGAGGACCtatgaggatgagaacggGAAGACTGTGCACTCATGGCAGGACGGTGAAACGGTGCAAGCTGTGGCGTATGATGTCCCAATTCCAGGATACGGCACGCGTACCACAAATAATCTACGTCTTTGGTCAAGCAAAGCAGCTAGCGGCGAATTCGACTTTCAGAAGTTCAATGCCGGTGACTATGAAAGTGCAGTAGCAGATCAGCAACGCGCTGAAACAATTTCCGCCGTCCTTTACCCGAATGATAATCTGGACAGGGGCAAAGAGCTGCGGCTAAAGCAACAGTACTTTTGGTGCGCAGCCTCCCTTCACGACATTGTAAGAAGGTTTAAGAAGACAGGTCGTCCATGGAGCGAGTTCTCGGATCAGGTTGCCATTCAGCTCAATGATACTCATCCAACATTGGCTATTGTCGAACTGCATCGCATCCTCATTGATATTGAAGGCCTTGATTGGGATGTATCCTGGGAGATCGTGACCAACACATTCGGCTACACTAACCATACCGTCTTACCAGAAGCTCTCGAGAAGTGGTCGGTGCCCCTACTGCAAAACCTCCTTCCACGTCACATGCAACTCATCTTCGAGATCAACCTGTACTTCTTGCAATTCGTGGAGAAGAAATTTCCCGATGACCGCGAGATTCTCTCGAGAGTGTCTATAATTGAGGAGTCTCATCCGAAGATGGTCAGAATGGCCCATGTTGCGGTCATTGGCTCCCACAAAGTCAACGGCGTCGCCGAGTTGCACTCGGACCTTATCCAGTCCACTATATTCAGAGATTTTGTCGCGATCTACGGCCCAGACAAGTTTACGAATGTCACCAACGGGGTAACCCCACGCCGCTGGCTCCATCAGGCAAACCCTAGGCTGTCCGACCTAATTGCCTCCAAGCTTGGAGGCTACGATTTCTTGACCGACCTAACTCTCCTAGACCAGCTAGAAGATTACGCAGACGATAAGGATTTCCAGAGAGAATGGGTAGAGATCAAGACCTCGAACAAGCTCCGGCTTGCTAAGCACATCAAGGAAACGACCGGATATAGTGTGAACCCAAACTCTCTGTTCGACGTCCAGGTGAAACGCATCCACGAGTACAAACGCCAACAACTCAACATCTTTGGTGTCATCAACCGCTACCTGAAGATAAAGTCCATGTCTggtgaggagaagaagaaggtccaGCCTCGcgtctccatcttcggcGGCAAAGCGGCCCCAGGTTACTGGATGGCTAAAACAATAATCCACCTCATAAACGAGGTTTCAGTAGTTGTTAACAATGATCCAGATGTTGGAGATCTTCTGAAAGTTATCTTCATCGAAGACTACAATGTCAGCAAGGCGGAGATCATATGCCCGGCCTCCGACATCAGCGAGCACATCTCTACGGCTGGCACCGAGGCAAGCGGCACAAGTAACATGAAATTCGTCCTCAATGGAGGTCTCATCATTGGCACCTGCGATGGAGCTAACGTAggttctccttttcctcctctccaagcCCAGACATCCCATCCTAGCCCTAACTGATCAGCCCCGACACCTGCATAACTAACCACTCAACCGATAGATCGAAATTACCCGCGAAATCGGCGAACAAAACATCTTTCTCTTTGGAAATCTCGCCGAAGACGTTGAAGAAATCCGGCACAAACATATGTACAGCGGCTTCACTCTCGATCCGCAACTCGCCCGTGTTTTTGATGCTATTCGCTCCGGCACATTCGGCGAAGCGTCGCACTACTCTGCTCTTCTCGCTTCCATTGCCGAGCATGGCGACTACTATCTTGTCTCGGACGACTTCAATTCGTACATCAAGACGCAGGAGATGGTAGACGAGGCGTTCAAGGATCGCGAGGAGTGGGTAAGCAAGAGCATAACCAGCGTAGCGAGGATGGGGTTCTTCTCCACGGATCGAGTTATCAATGAGTATGCGGAGAGTATCTGGAATATTGAGCCGTTGCCTGTTAGGGATTAACTTCTCCCCGGGCTGGGATTGCTGATAATCGGGTGGGCCTTGTATGATTTTCTGAATTTCGTTCTGACCCATATGATCTGCGGGCCGGCTTAATGTGAGTACTATTGTCTGGCTCTTCGCGGGTCTTCAGAGCTGTTACATCTTTATCCATTGAGCAGTCACCAGAGTTATAGCTTTGGTAGAACTAGCTTACAAGAGGCAGTTGAGCCCTTGTTCCAGGAAGTTGTGCTTCAGATACAGTAACCGAATAGAAATTATCTGTCTAAGATGCGATGTGATACCACCACGCACATTCTCTAACATAGGGTTTAGATATACGTGTAGCTCGTTGAGCCTGGTTTTGGCCCCTTAGTTATCCATCTATACATGAAGAGGGAATGAGCACCACACTATCTACGTAGAAGTCAACTCGGCCATCCTCTTCTGTAGCTCTGGTATAGCCCTCAATTGAAGATCGAGTTCTTCCTTCTCACTAAAAAGCAAAAGCAGTTAGTAAAAAAGCCAACACAGTCAACCCACGGAAGCAaaacgaaaagaaagagaaagggcaAAACTtactcctccagcttcattctcttctcccaatCTAGTCCGGTAAAGATATACCCACCCTGCCCGTCAAACTGCAGAATCATCTTATGGTACTTCCACAGACTGCGACGATGCGAAACAGTCATGAGTGTCGTGCCAAGTTTCTTCGCCGTTTCATACATGACGCGTTCAATTTCAAGTGTGACGGAGGAGGTACACTCGTCCAATATCGCGAATTTAGGACGGTGGTAGAACAGTCGCGCCATTGCGATTCGTTGCTGGAGACCGATGGAGAGAACGTCGCgccattcctcctcggcgtCCCAGCCGTCAGGACGATCCACGACAGAAGCAATTTCCACGACGGATAGGACATCGTACAGATCATCGTCCGTAATGCCCTTGGCGCGCATTTCGCGCACTCCGTCTGGGTATATGACCTGTTGGCGGAGGGTGCCGCGGGAGAGGTAAGGCCGTTGCGGGATGTAGAAGATGTCTTCAAAGCGAGGCTTCTTCACGCGGCCGCCGTAGACGGGCCAGAGGCCGCCTAGAATTCGGAAAAGAGAGGATTTGCCGCAGCCGTTAGGGCCGACAATGAGGAGGTGGTCGCCTGGGTGGACGGTAAATGTGAGTTTGCGAACAAGGACGTCACCATTGGGGGAAACGATGGGGACATCGGTGAATTCGATTGCGTCGCTTTCTTCAACGATGCCGCGGCCGGAGAGTACGGCAGcgttttcttctgttgaggCGGAGGACACAAGTTTCTTTTCGAAGCGTCCGGCTAGGAGGTCGTCCATCACATCAAGCAGGGATGATACACGGGCTGTGAAACCTGCTAGCTCGGAGATTTCCTTGTAGGAGAACATTAGACGGCCGAAGGCGTCTGATGAGGAGAGTAACATTCGTCTATTAGTGACAAAACCTGTTTCACGCATTAGTTCCTATTCGAGTACGGTTATTCAACCGAAAAGCAATAAGGTCTCACTTTCTGTACGGTCACCCATTGTCTGGGTGACTTGATCAGAGATTCTAAAGAAAACCGGGACACTGCACAGAATCAAACCCAGAGCGCCCCAGAAGTACTTGATAACGAAATCCTCCATAAATCCGTGGTATAGGCGCCTACGCAGGATTCGATTCACATGCTTAATGAGGGTGAAATAGCCCTTGTCCAAGGTGtccttctcagcttcgtGGCCATGATATAGAGCAATTTCTTCACAGTAGTCGATTAACCTCGAATGGAGAAATCTGAACTCGCCTTCCAGGCGAGCTTCGTCGGCAACGTATTTACCGAACGGCGGCGTCAATGCGCGCATGACGTTGGCAGATAGTTGAACCAAGAGACTCATAATAAAGAGACCTTCACCTCCAACACTCTTCGAAAGCGAGTAATTGTAGATCATCATGTCAAGTATTGGCTTGGCCAGATTAGAGTAAAGTTCCGCCAAGCTATCAGAGAATCGGGATACGTCCACTGTAATGAGTTGATCAGGGTTCTTGACTCGGTCGTCCAGGCCGATATCGCATAGAAGGTCATGTTTGATAGGTATTTGTCGTGAATGTGATCGGTAAGGCGCTTGCGGTAGCTGAGTGCAAGCTTGCACTGATGATAAGACAACTATTTCGGGGGGAAACATGTTAGCTACGTTCTGTTCCGACAGCAATTAGTTTAACCCTGAATGTGCATGATGCTCACCATAGAGTTTGTGAACGTCGCAGGCACCCGCAACAATCATCCACCACACCAGTCCCAGCAGAAAGtcctttcccttccctcGCACCAGATTGCTGACAAGCCGACCGTCTAGCTCAGCAACGTACAGACTGAGGAGCGTCCGCAGCACCA
Protein-coding sequences here:
- the gpaB gene encoding guanine nucleotide-binding protein subunit alpha ganB (transcript_id=CADANIAT00001631), which translates into the protein MGSCFSSESAGDVEQKKRSQAIDRKLEEDSRRLRRECKILLLGSGESGKSTIVKQMKIIHQNGYTVEELALYRLTVYKNLLECAKALIGAYHQFNLEPTSQKVRDNIEFLANYNIDPDPNIPLDPAVGDAITYIWNDPCTSTALERQNEFYLMDSAPYFFEEAKRITSPDYIPNVNDVLRARTKTTGIYETRFTMGQLSIHMFDVGGQRSERKKWIHCFENVTSIIFCVALSEYDQVLLEEGNQNRMMESLVLFDSVVNSRWFMRTSIILFLNKVDLFRQKLPRSPLSNYFPDYSGGNDVNRAAKYLLWRFNQVNRAHLNLYPHLTQATDTTNIRLVFAAVKETILQNALKDSGIL
- the glpV gene encoding glycogen phosphorylase (transcript_id=CADANIAT00001632), with amino-acid sequence MSEGRHERRPSVGAPVSDLKGPIGPGFSRPKHKRNYTGFGKAEIRSVEASIPEALREAWRKHSVSGFTNKEEFEHELVRHVETTLARSLYNCDELAAYSGTALAFRDRLIIEWNKTQQRQTLNDQKRVYYLSLEFLMGRTLDNAMLNVGMKDVAREGLSDLGFRIEDVVSQEHDAALGNGGLGRLAACLLDSLATLNYPAWGYGLRYRYGIFKQEIVDGYQVEIPDYWLDFNPWEFPRHEITVDIQFYGWVRTYEDENGKTVHSWQDGETVQAVAYDVPIPGYGTRTTNNLRLWSSKAASGEFDFQKFNAGDYESAVADQQRAETISAVLYPNDNLDRGKELRLKQQYFWCAASLHDIVRRFKKTGRPWSEFSDQVAIQLNDTHPTLAIVELHRILIDIEGLDWDVSWEIVTNTFGYTNHTVLPEALEKWSVPLLQNLLPRHMQLIFEINLYFLQFVEKKFPDDREILSRVSIIEESHPKMVRMAHVAVIGSHKVNGVAELHSDLIQSTIFRDFVAIYGPDKFTNVTNGVTPRRWLHQANPRLSDLIASKLGGYDFLTDLTLLDQLEDYADDKDFQREWVEIKTSNKLRLAKHIKETTGYSVNPNSLFDVQVKRIHEYKRQQLNIFGVINRYLKIKSMSGEEKKKVQPRVSIFGGKAAPGYWMAKTIIHLINEVSVVVNNDPDVGDLLKVIFIEDYNVSKAEIICPASDISEHISTAGTEASGTSNMKFVLNGGLIIGTCDGANIEITREIGEQNIFLFGNLAEDVEEIRHKHMYSGFTLDPQLARVFDAIRSGTFGEASHYSALLASIAEHGDYYLVSDDFNSYIKTQEMVDEAFKDREEWVSKSITSVARMGFFSTDRVINEYAESIWNIEPLPVRD
- a CDS encoding ATP-binding cassette long-chain fatty acid transporter PXA2 (transcript_id=CADANIAT00001633), whose product is MAAQSKLPRERSVRQILSSLASLYLRHRTNISRAVYLALFAALAKRIHNAISEQKAASQRQVDLRRKPGTSSLGDGGDKPRKKVGVNREFFRNLARLLKIVIPGWRSKELRLLISHSVFLVLRTLLSLYVAELDGRLVSNLVRGKGKDFLLGLVWWMIVAGACDVHKLYVVLSSVQACTQLPQAPYRSHSRQIPIKHDLLCDIGLDDRVKNPDQLITVDVSRFSDSLAELYSNLAKPILDMMIYNYSLSKSVGGEGLFIMSLLVQLSANVMRALTPPFGKYVADEARLEGEFRFLHSRLIDYCEEIALYHGHEAEKDTLDKGYFTLIKHVNRILRRRLYHGFMEDFVIKYFWGALGLILCSVPVFFRISDQVTQTMGDRTESFVTNRRMLLSSSDAFGRLMFSYKEISELAGFTARVSSLLDVMDDLLAGRFEKKLVSSASTEENAAVLSGRGIVEESDAIEFTDVPIVSPNGDVLVRKLTFTVHPGDHLLIVGPNGCGKSSLFRILGGLWPVYGGRVKKPRFEDIFYIPQRPYLSRGTLRQQVIYPDGVREMRAKGITDDDLYDVLSVVEIASVVDRPDGWDAEEEWRDVLSIGLQQRIAMARLFYHRPKFAILDECTSSVTLEIERVMYETAKKLGTTLMTVSHRRSLWKYHKMILQFDGQGGYIFTGLDWEKRMKLEDEKEELDLQLRAIPELQKRMAELTST